A single genomic interval of Apis cerana isolate GH-2021 linkage group LG2, AcerK_1.0, whole genome shotgun sequence harbors:
- the LOC108004491 gene encoding ceramide phosphoethanolamine synthase: MSEKNIIEWTQKDVTKWLSESGHEKFVDLFFDQEIDGKVLLTLKEDDLKLISMNIKKIGDIKRLYISIKQLQRANMAVLFELGYVDIFPSSNFFSHHKHEMPSSGINNEGSIEHEFYSASMSEDGHASHLPPEIWKAFISLAYLFIVTWITAFVMVIVHDRVPDMKKYPPLPDIFLDNVPHIPWAFDMCEVTGTILFAIWLIVLIFHKYRFILLRRFFALSGTVFLLRCVTMLITSLSVPGAHLQCQPRKVPEDWTNSAYVELYNKIAMAYVIWRGAGMSIQGVRTCGDYMFSGHTVALTMLNFFITEYTPRQLYFLHTFTWMLNMFGIFFILAAHEHYSIDVFVAFYITSRLFLYYHTLANNQALMQRDSNRTRIWFPLFSFFESSVDGIVPNEYESPSLIICNLVCTGKDIWHLVRSSICFRKSWRNVNHGSVKNSTKKEH; encoded by the exons atgtctgagaaaaatataattgaatggaCACAAAAAGATGTGACAAAGTGGCTTAGTGAAAGCGgacatgaaaaatttgttgatttattttttgatcagGAAATTGATGGAAAAGTGCTTTTGACTTTAAAAgaagatgatttaaaattaatatccatgaacataaaaaaaattggtgatataaagagattatatattagtataaaacaattacaaaGAGCTAATATGGCAGTATTGTTTGAATTAGGATATGTTGATATATTTCcttcatcaaatttttttagtcATCATAAACATgaa ATGCCTAGTAGTGGTATAAATAATGAAGGTTCTATTGAACATGAATTTTATTCTGCATCTATGTCAGAAGATGGTCATGCATCACATTTACCTCCTGAAATTTGGAAAGCTTTCATTAGTTtggcatatttatttattgttacatGGATTACTGCCTTTGTAATGGTTATTGTTCATGATAGAGTGcctgatatgaaaaaatatcctcCGTTAcctgatatatttttagataatgttCCACATATTCCTTGGGCATTTGATATGTGTGAAGTTACTGGAACTATACTTTTTGCAATATGgcttattgttttaatttttcacaaatacag atttattttattacgaagaTTTTTTGCTTTATCTGGTACAGTCTTCCTGTTAAGATGCGTTACAATGCTCATTACTTCCTTATCAGTACCAGGTGCACATTTACAATGTCAACCACGGAAGGTTCCTGAAGATTGGACAaa tTCTGCAtatgtagaattatataataagattgcTATGGCATATGTTATATGGCGTGGTGCTGGTATGTCAATTCAAGGTGTTAGAACATGTGGCGATTATATGTTTAGTGGACATACTGTTGCATTAactatgttaaatttttttattacagaat ataCACCAAGACAATTGTATTTCTTACATACTTTTACATGGATGCTCAATATgtttggtatattttttatcttagcAGCACATGAACATTATTCTATTGATGTTTTTGTAGCTTTCTACATTACTTCTcgattgtttctttattatcataCTCTAGCAAATAATCAGGCATTAATGCAACGCGATTCAAATAGAACTAGAATTTGGTTTccattatttagtttttttgaGTCTTCTGTTGATGGTATTGTTCCAAATGAATATGAATCtccatctttaattatttgtaatctcGTATGTACAGGAAAAGACATATGGCATTTAGTACGATCTTCAATTTGCTTCCGTAAATCGTGGCGTAATGTAAATCATGGCAGTGTAAAAAATAGCACAAAAAAGGAACACTAG
- the LOC108004513 gene encoding SET domain-containing protein SmydA-8, which produces MESQMKAICPICNQRATLKCNGCKQQLYCKKEHQRVDWPRHKSTCQAWEIRENSELGRYLLASRDLNPGDVILSESPLVWGPSIHSDQRLCVGCGKQCKNANTRCTKCLWPACAVDCSGLTDKNRHDLECSFLIKAKIIPRCDVLLVIRMLILWRKKSKYWNSIQKLQSHEDSRGPGTSIYEETMNIYYHIQRLLPDNSSTKDIVSKICGLIDINALETLPPEGCVAIYETTCLLEHSCLANTRHGFTIDDKGRPRITVKAVCPIQKGDHLSTMYTHALWATRARRSHLLETKYFSCHCKRCADPTELGTHLGTLKCPQDNGFILPKNPLNFDSEWGCDSCSGTLTASEVMQFIGKLEEDVDDVMCLARKDKLVNLLSRLTTLLHPGHQLCITVSHSLIQLMPADNPKKLELCKRIIETTETLDPYGTRLALYTAVTLRELSTCPGEDRKHLLSKALSLLQYEPQYSAGEKLRILIESEL; this is translated from the exons atgGAATCACAAATGAAAGCTATCTGTCCAATTTGTAATCAACGTGCAACGTTAAAATGTAACGGTTGCAAGCaacaattatattgtaaaaaagagCATCAACGAGTGGATTGGCCTCGACACAAGTCGACTTGTCAAGCGTGGGAGATTCGTGAGAACTCCGAACTCGGACGATATTTATTGGCCTCAAGGGATTTGAATCCAGGTGATGTGATTCTGTCTGAATCACCTTTGGTTTGGGGACCATCGATACATTCGGATCAAAGACTTTGCGTTGGTTGTGGAAAACAATGCAAGAATGCCAATACAAGATGCACAAAATGTCTTTGGCCGGCCTGCGCTGTAGATTGTTCTGGTCTTACAGATAAAAATAGACATGATTTGGAATgttcttttcttataaaagCGAAGATCATTCCAAG atgcGATGTTCTTTTGGTAATACGTATGTTAATATTATGgcgtaaaaaatcaaaatattggaattctatacaaaaattacaaagcCACGAAGATTCTCGTGGTCCAGGAACGAGCATATACGAAGAaacgatgaatatatattaccaTATTCAACGTCTTTTACCAGATAATTCCTCTACCAAGGACATAGTGAGCAAAATATGCggtttaatagatataaacgCATTGGAAACATTACCACCTGAGGGTTGTGTTGCAATTTATGAAACAACGTGTCTTTTGGAACATTCTTGTCTGGCTAACACGAGACACGGTTTTACAATCGACGATAAGGGTAGACCTCGAATCACAGTGAAAGCTGTATGTCCTATACAAAA agGGGACCATTTAAGTACAATGTATACACATGCACTTTGGGCAACAAGGGCACGAAGATCTCATCttttagaaacaaaatatttttcttgtcacTGTAAACGATGTGCCGATCCAACAGAATTGGGCACGCATCTTGGAACGTTAAAGTGCCCCCAAGACAATGGTTTTATTTTACCTAAAAATCCATTGAACTTTGATTCAGAATGGGGATGCGATTCGTGTTCTGGAACGCTTACCGCATCGGAAGTGATGCAATTCATTGGAAAATTGGAGGAGGATGTCGATGACGTTATGTGTTTAGCGCGAAAAGATAAATTGGTTAATCTTCTATCAcg gcTTACTACATTATTACATCCTGGACATCAACTGTGCATTACTGTCAGTCATTCATTGATTCAACTAATGCCCGCGGACAATCCTAAAAAACTTGAATTATGTAAACGTATTATAGAAACCACCGAAACATTGGATCCTTATGGTACGAGATTGGCATTATACACTGCAGTCACGTTAAGAGAATTGTCTACTTGTCCCGGAGAAGATAGAAAACATCTTTTGTCAAAAGCACTATCGTTATTGCAATATGAACCGCAGTATTCGGCCGGTGAAAAGCtacgaatattaatagaatcggaattataa